A genomic stretch from Falsibacillus albus includes:
- the trhA gene encoding PAQR family membrane homeostasis protein TrhA, which produces MTTADYKDWKEEIANAITHGIGFLLSIPALVMLIIFAAHKNNGWYMASFLIFGISMILLYLFSTMLHSFKPSKIKNIFAILDHSAIYLLIAGTYTPFVLVTLKGTLGWILFGAIWTLAVFGIVFKCLFIHRFQLMSTIFYLLMGWLIIVAIQPLYERLTPIGFAFLLTGGILYSVGAVFYIWNKIPFNHAIWHLFVLGGSAFMYFCILFYV; this is translated from the coding sequence TTGACTACAGCTGATTATAAAGATTGGAAAGAAGAAATTGCCAACGCAATCACTCATGGGATCGGCTTTTTATTAAGCATCCCGGCCCTGGTCATGCTCATTATTTTTGCCGCACATAAAAATAATGGATGGTATATGGCAAGCTTCTTAATATTCGGGATTTCCATGATCCTGCTTTATTTATTTTCAACGATGCTCCATAGCTTTAAACCTTCGAAGATTAAAAACATCTTTGCAATCCTGGATCATTCGGCGATCTATTTGTTGATAGCCGGCACCTATACGCCATTTGTCCTTGTCACGCTGAAGGGAACCTTGGGCTGGATCCTTTTTGGCGCAATTTGGACGCTTGCCGTTTTTGGAATTGTTTTTAAGTGTTTATTCATCCACAGGTTTCAATTGATGTCGACCATTTTTTATTTATTGATGGGTTGGCTGATCATTGTTGCAATCCAGCCTCTATACGAACGTTTGACACCGATTGGATTCGCCTTTTTATTGACCGGTGGAATCCTATATTCGGTTGGAGCGGTTTTCTACATATGGAATAAGATCCCTTTCAATCATGCAATCTGGCATCTTTTCGTATTGGGTGGTAGTGCATTCATGTACTTTTGCATTTTGTTCTATGTATAA
- a CDS encoding thymidylate synthase, protein MKQYLQLCEHVLTNGIEKHDRTGTGTISTFGYQMRFDLSEGFPLLTTKKLHMKSIIHELLWFLKGDTNVKYLQENGVRIWNEWADEDGNLGPVYGHQWRSWTTSDGSTIDQITNVIDQIKNNPDSRRMIVNAWNVGDIETMALPPCHCLFQFYVADGKLSCQLYQRSADVFLGVPFNIASYALLTQMIAHVCDLEEGEFVHTFGDVHIYSNHMEQVNLQLSRQPYSLPKMKINRKVDSIFDFLYEDFTLENYEAHPHIKGVVSV, encoded by the coding sequence ATGAAACAATATCTTCAATTATGTGAACACGTACTCACAAATGGCATAGAAAAACATGATCGTACCGGAACGGGAACCATCAGTACTTTTGGGTACCAAATGCGATTTGATTTATCAGAAGGATTTCCGCTATTAACGACAAAAAAGCTCCATATGAAATCGATAATCCATGAATTGCTTTGGTTCCTTAAAGGGGATACAAACGTTAAATATCTTCAGGAAAACGGAGTGAGAATCTGGAATGAATGGGCAGATGAAGATGGAAATCTAGGTCCTGTGTATGGACATCAATGGCGTTCATGGACAACGTCAGACGGCAGTACGATCGATCAAATTACCAATGTGATCGATCAAATCAAAAACAATCCCGACTCAAGAAGGATGATAGTCAATGCCTGGAACGTCGGCGATATTGAAACAATGGCGCTTCCCCCATGCCATTGTTTATTCCAATTCTATGTTGCAGATGGAAAGCTATCATGTCAGCTTTATCAGCGCTCGGCCGATGTGTTCCTTGGAGTGCCATTTAACATCGCTTCATATGCGCTGCTTACCCAGATGATTGCCCACGTATGTGATCTGGAAGAAGGTGAGTTTGTGCATACCTTCGGAGATGTGCATATATATTCAAATCATATGGAGCAAGTGAACCTCCAGCTTTCAAGGCAGCCTTATTCACTTCCTAAAATGAAAATCAATCGTAAAGTTGACAGTATTTTCGATTTTCTTTATGAAGATTTCACCCTCGAAAACTATGAAGCTCACCCACATATCAAGGGAGTGGTGAGTGTATGA
- a CDS encoding dihydrofolate reductase, whose translation MISFIWAMDENRLIGSGNRLPWRLPEDLKFFKNTTMNHPIVMGRKTFESIGKPLPGRINIILTKDKTYKKEGCIVMNNKSQLLDWIESQEKEVFITGGSEIFKQLMDEVDSLYVTKIYSSFEGDTYFPVMDWCGWKAVWAKKGIKNEKNPYDYEFYKYKKKQHNH comes from the coding sequence ATGATTTCATTTATTTGGGCGATGGATGAAAATCGATTGATTGGGAGTGGAAATAGACTCCCATGGCGTCTTCCTGAGGATTTGAAGTTTTTCAAAAATACGACGATGAACCATCCGATTGTAATGGGTCGCAAAACGTTTGAATCAATAGGAAAACCTCTTCCTGGTAGAATCAATATCATTTTGACAAAGGACAAGACTTACAAGAAAGAAGGCTGCATCGTAATGAACAATAAGTCTCAATTGTTAGACTGGATTGAATCACAGGAAAAGGAAGTATTTATTACGGGTGGATCAGAGATCTTCAAACAATTGATGGATGAAGTCGATAGCTTATATGTCACGAAAATTTATTCATCATTCGAAGGTGATACATACTTCCCTGTAATGGATTGGTGTGGATGGAAGGCCGTGTGGGCAAAAAAGGGGATAAAAAATGAGAAGAACCCATATGACTATGAATTTTATAAATACAAAAAAAAGCAGCACAATCATTGA
- a CDS encoding class I SAM-dependent methyltransferase, translating to MFITTSARTNEMMKETAKSYAHQLGVPYKERNKRTVKAMQAHFKDACMVIGKERIELFGWTEKSGTGNAFFFHPNSASFRIKRLERGEDDPLIAASNLNEGMTFLDCTLGLGSDSIVASHVVGESGNVVGTEANRYLSFMVKEGLSGWDSGHCGINEAMMRIKVVHMHHLEYLNSLPDESFDCIYFDPMFEDSINESEGIKGLKDWAVYEDITSKAIAEAKRVAIQRVVLKDSFRSSRFEKYGFDVIRRKNSKFHFGVITKT from the coding sequence ATGTTTATCACGACGTCAGCAAGAACGAATGAAATGATGAAAGAGACTGCCAAATCATACGCTCATCAATTAGGAGTACCATATAAAGAAAGAAACAAACGGACGGTAAAGGCCATGCAGGCTCATTTTAAAGATGCATGCATGGTGATCGGGAAAGAACGAATAGAACTTTTCGGTTGGACTGAAAAATCTGGTACAGGTAATGCATTCTTTTTTCATCCTAATTCAGCCAGCTTTCGGATTAAAAGGCTGGAAAGAGGGGAAGATGATCCACTCATTGCGGCATCGAATCTGAATGAAGGAATGACTTTCCTGGATTGTACACTAGGTTTGGGATCAGACAGCATCGTAGCGAGCCATGTTGTTGGGGAATCTGGAAATGTGGTAGGTACTGAAGCCAATCGGTACCTTTCCTTCATGGTCAAAGAGGGATTGTCCGGATGGGACTCGGGGCATTGCGGCATCAATGAAGCGATGATGAGGATCAAGGTTGTCCACATGCACCATCTTGAGTATCTTAACTCACTTCCGGATGAATCGTTTGACTGCATTTATTTTGATCCCATGTTTGAAGATTCGATAAATGAATCAGAGGGGATCAAGGGATTAAAAGATTGGGCGGTTTATGAGGATATTACATCCAAAGCCATCGCTGAAGCAAAGAGGGTCGCCATTCAGAGGGTTGTCCTAAAGGATTCTTTTCGCTCTTCCCGATTTGAAAAATATGGATTTGACGTAATCCGCAGGAAAAATTCTAAATTTCACTTTGGTGTGATCACAAAAACGTAG
- a CDS encoding YpjP family protein, giving the protein MKKWIRKSFVVLVSILSFGIVTPSHAFLADNQTIDKAEQRTSTDRINDKKEESESGIFLVEDSKETLIGDLMKAAEEQSYEKFGTKISPVIENEFKDIVLPNIQKAIEMTINQYPEEDLTSLAITEKPSGGNGEKIFNIYNEKTNQDVIRFHVRRDHPPLDGYYFNFHYHTHHDGFQDHYDLGMIYWDKNTPPKWMAV; this is encoded by the coding sequence ATGAAAAAATGGATTCGAAAATCTTTTGTTGTCCTTGTTTCAATTTTATCTTTCGGGATTGTCACTCCGTCACATGCCTTTCTGGCGGATAATCAAACGATCGATAAAGCAGAGCAGAGGACATCAACCGATCGCATAAATGACAAAAAAGAAGAATCTGAATCCGGCATTTTCCTGGTTGAAGATTCAAAGGAAACCCTTATCGGTGATCTGATGAAGGCTGCAGAAGAACAATCATACGAAAAGTTCGGAACGAAAATCAGCCCTGTTATTGAAAATGAATTTAAGGATATCGTCCTTCCCAATATCCAAAAAGCAATAGAAATGACGATCAATCAATATCCGGAAGAGGATTTGACATCTTTGGCCATTACGGAAAAGCCAAGCGGGGGCAATGGCGAAAAGATCTTCAACATTTATAACGAAAAAACAAATCAGGACGTTATCCGCTTTCACGTCAGACGTGATCACCCTCCATTAGATGGGTATTATTTTAACTTTCATTACCACACCCACCATGATGGATTTCAAGACCATTATGATTTAGGTATGATCTATTGGGATAAAAACACACCTCCAAAATGGATGGCGGTTTAA